A part of Papaver somniferum cultivar HN1 unplaced genomic scaffold, ASM357369v1 unplaced-scaffold_118, whole genome shotgun sequence genomic DNA contains:
- the LOC113330383 gene encoding uncharacterized protein LOC113330383 isoform X2, with amino-acid sequence MENLTKLEFAGVDISGNNYISWALDAELHLEAKGLGHTITEGNNASNQDRATALIFLRHHLHDDLKREYLTVKDPFTLWNCLKKRVDHLKLVILPKARNDWLNLRLQNFRSVAAYNYALFKITSTLKLCGENVTDEQMLEKTFTTFHASNVLLQQQYRERKFTEYSELISCLLIAEQNNELLLRNHEARHVGSAAVPEAHATTHFRRGNNHGNKGKHGNGKGNQRGGHKNERGKGVCYQPYQRPLKIAEPKEPKQEKGKGSSSQPPQKSVCYRCGLTDHWQRTCRTPEHFVRLYQASLKRPAENIVTNLIEASAPSTSDTHLDVSDYIVDLESGEPSQFSFDEL; translated from the coding sequence ATGGAAAATCTAACGAAACTCGAATTCGCAGGTGTTGACATCTCAGGAAATAATTATATTTCTTGGGCACTTGATGCCGAGCTTCATTTGGAAGCTAAAGGCCTCGGGCATACTATTACGGAAGGAAACAACGCGTCCAACCAGGACCGCGCTACGGCTCTAATTTTCCTTCGCCATCATCTCCATGATGATTTAAAAAGAGAATATTTGACAGTTAAAGATCCATTTACTTTATGGAACTGTCTGAAAAAACGGGTTGACCACCTGAAGTTGGTCATACTTCCAAAAGCTCGGAATGATTGGTTGAACTTGCGGCTGCAAAATTTTCGATCAGTGGCAGCTTATAATTATGCTCTATTTAAAATTACCTCGACATTAAAATTGTGCGGGGAAAATGTCACTGACGAACAAATGTTAGAGAAAACATTTACAACTTTTCATGCCTCGAATGTGCTCCTGCAGCAGCAATATCGAGAGcgtaaatttacagaatattccgAGCTAATTTCCTGTTTGTTGATTGCAGAGCAGAATAATGAGCTTTTGTTGAGAAACCATGAAGCTCGTCATGTTGGTTCCGCAGCGGTGCCTGAAGCACATGCTACTACGCATTTTAGACGAGGAAATAATCATGGTAACAAAGGCAAACATGGAAATGGTAAAGGAAACCAACGTGGGGGCCACAAAAATGAACGAGGAAAGGGTGTCTGTTACCAGCCGTACCAACGGCCGCTAAAAATTGCGGAACCAAAGGAACCGAAGCAAGAAAAGGGAAAGGGTTCTTCTAGTCAACCTCCTCAGAAAAGTGTTTGCTATCGGTGTGGCTTAACTGATCACTGGCAGCGTACCTGTCGTACGCCAGAACATTTTGTTAGGCTCTATCAGGCGTCCCTGAAGCGACCTGCCGAAAACATAGTAACAAATTTAATTGAAGCCAGTGCCCCCAGTACCAGTGATACCCATTTGGATGTATCTGATTATATCGTCGACCTTGAAAGTGGCGAGCCTAGTCAGTTTTCTTTTGATGAGTTGTAG
- the LOC113330383 gene encoding uncharacterized protein LOC113330383 isoform X1 — protein sequence MDLQFKTFLDDGVDISGNNYISWALDAELHLEAKGLGHTITEGNNASNQDRATALIFLRHHLHDDLKREYLTVKDPFTLWNCLKKRVDHLKLVILPKARNDWLNLRLQNFRSVAAYNYALFKITSTLKLCGENVTDEQMLEKTFTTFHASNVLLQQQYRERKFTEYSELISCLLIAEQNNELLLRNHEARHVGSAAVPEAHATTHFRRGNNHGNKGKHGNGKGNQRGGHKNERGKGVCYQPYQRPLKIAEPKEPKQEKGKGSSSQPPQKSVCYRCGLTDHWQRTCRTPEHFVRLYQASLKRPAENIVTNLIEASAPSTSDTHLDVSDYIVDLESGEPSQFSFDEL from the exons ATGGACCTTCAATTCAAGACTTTCCTTGATGATG GTGTTGACATCTCAGGAAATAATTATATTTCTTGGGCACTTGATGCCGAGCTTCATTTGGAAGCTAAAGGCCTCGGGCATACTATTACGGAAGGAAACAACGCGTCCAACCAGGACCGCGCTACGGCTCTAATTTTCCTTCGCCATCATCTCCATGATGATTTAAAAAGAGAATATTTGACAGTTAAAGATCCATTTACTTTATGGAACTGTCTGAAAAAACGGGTTGACCACCTGAAGTTGGTCATACTTCCAAAAGCTCGGAATGATTGGTTGAACTTGCGGCTGCAAAATTTTCGATCAGTGGCAGCTTATAATTATGCTCTATTTAAAATTACCTCGACATTAAAATTGTGCGGGGAAAATGTCACTGACGAACAAATGTTAGAGAAAACATTTACAACTTTTCATGCCTCGAATGTGCTCCTGCAGCAGCAATATCGAGAGcgtaaatttacagaatattccgAGCTAATTTCCTGTTTGTTGATTGCAGAGCAGAATAATGAGCTTTTGTTGAGAAACCATGAAGCTCGTCATGTTGGTTCCGCAGCGGTGCCTGAAGCACATGCTACTACGCATTTTAGACGAGGAAATAATCATGGTAACAAAGGCAAACATGGAAATGGTAAAGGAAACCAACGTGGGGGCCACAAAAATGAACGAGGAAAGGGTGTCTGTTACCAGCCGTACCAACGGCCGCTAAAAATTGCGGAACCAAAGGAACCGAAGCAAGAAAAGGGAAAGGGTTCTTCTAGTCAACCTCCTCAGAAAAGTGTTTGCTATCGGTGTGGCTTAACTGATCACTGGCAGCGTACCTGTCGTACGCCAGAACATTTTGTTAGGCTCTATCAGGCGTCCCTGAAGCGACCTGCCGAAAACATAGTAACAAATTTAATTGAAGCCAGTGCCCCCAGTACCAGTGATACCCATTTGGATGTATCTGATTATATCGTCGACCTTGAAAGTGGCGAGCCTAGTCAGTTTTCTTTTGATGAGTTGTAG